A window of the Scleropages formosus chromosome 5, fSclFor1.1, whole genome shotgun sequence genome harbors these coding sequences:
- the LOC108930788 gene encoding deoxynucleoside triphosphate triphosphohydrolase SAMHD1-like, whose protein sequence is MDSGRRKRPAGDEPAGSCRSPEKLALHVDHWSVEDVCRHLRRHGLERWEQKFREEQVRGRGLQYIISEDLEKMGISPLGDRLEVLHCLRGLWQVPAENMKVFNDPIHGHIEFHPLLIHIIDTPQFQRLRHIKQLGAVYFVFPGAAHNRFEHSIGVGHLAGLLVRALRERQPELQIDHRDMLCVQIAGLCHDLGHGPFSHVFEGMFMPKARPDFRWKHEMASVEMFDHLIKANGLETVMEQHGLVLPQDLVFIKEQIGGDLDTPPSLSQEQSMCNYQGRPKEKWFLYEIVANKRNGIDVDKWDYFARDCYHLGIQNNFDYRRFLKFVRVCEVGETKLICTRDKEAGSLYNMFHIRHCLHRRAYQHKVNYIIEAMMMEALLKANPHIQIQGSRDKMFTISTAVDDMEAYTKLTDHIFEEILHSSSAELQESRTILQNIVRRKLHKCVGETQPLQPMEVTQEELLRLANSVAQAKPRTGTDVNLQAEDFIVSVITLDYGMKGKNPIDNMRFYSKKYPTVAYKILRHQVSQFLPEKFTEQIIRVYCRKTDEKSIEVAKKYFVQWCIDNDFTKPQDVDVIAPELCAMKESWTEKDGDEEAEGGFRQHQAR, encoded by the exons ATGGACAGCGGGAGGAGGAAGCGACCTGCCGGAGACGAGCCCGCCGGCAGCTGTCGCAGCCCGGAGAAGCTCGCGCTCCACGTGGACCACTGGAGCGTGGAAGACGTTTGCCGCCACCTGCGCCGCCACGGGCTCGAGCGCTGGGAGCAGAAGTTCCGAG AGGAACAGGTTCGAGGACGAGGTCTACAGTACATCATCAGTGAGGATCTGGAGAAGATGGGGATCAG CCCCCTGGGAGACCGTCTGGAAGTCCTTCACTGTCTGAGGGGACTATGGCAGGTCCCGGCCGAAAACATGAAG GTTTTCAACGACCCCATCCATGGGCACATCGAGTTCCACCCCTTGCTCATTCACATCATTGACACCCCCCAGTTCCAGAGGCTGAGGCACATCAAGCAGCTGGGCGCAGTCTACTTTGTGTTTCCCGGTGCAGCACACAACCGCTTTGAGCACTCCATTGG ggtgGGGCACCTGGCAGGGCTGCTGGTTCGAGCTCTGCGTGAACGTCAACCTGAGCTGCAGATCGACCACAGAGACATGCTGTGTGTGCAGATCGCCGGGCTCTGTCACGACCTCG GCCATGGTCCTTTCTCACACGTGTTTGAAGGAATGTTTATGCCAAAAGCACGGCCAGATTTCAGGTGGAAG CACGAAATGGCCTCGGTCGAGATGTTTGACCACTTGATCAAGGCTAATGGGTTGGAAACAGTTATGGAGCAGCATGGTCTGGTCTTGCCACAGGACCTGGTCTTCATCAAGGAGCAGATTGGTGGGGATCTGGACACACCTCCCTCACTCAGCCAAGAACAGTCAATG TGCAATTACCAAGGTCGCCCAAAGGAAAAATGGTTCCTTTATGAAATTGTGGCAAACAAAAGAAACGGCATTGATGTCGACAAGTGGGATTATTTTGCCAG GGATTGCTACCACCTGGGCATCCAGAACAACTTTGACTACCGGCGCTTTCTGAAGTTTGTGCGAGTGTGTGAGGTGGGCGAGACGAAGCTCATATGCACCAGAGACAAG GAAGCGGGGAGCCTGTACAACATGTTTCACATACGGCACTGCCTGCACCGCAGAGCTTATCAGCACAAAGTGAACTACATCATTGAAGCTAT GATGATGGAGGCTCTTCTGAAGGCCAACCCACACATCCAGATCCAGGGCTCCAGGGACAAGATGTTTACCATCTCCACTGCTGTTGACGACATGGAGGCCTACACCAAACTCACAG ACCACATCTTTGAGGAAATCCTCCACTCTTCGTCAGCGGAGCTGCAGGAGTCTCGCACCATCCTCCAGAACATTGTGCGCCGCAAGCTGCACAAGTGCGTAGGGGAGACCCAGCCCCTCCAACCTATGGAGGTCACACAG GAAGAGCTGCTGCGTTTGGCCAACTCTGTAGCCCAGGCCAAACCAAGGACCGGGACTGATGTCAACCTGCAGGCTGAAGACTTCATAGTCAGC GTCATCACTCTGGACTATGGCATGAAGGGAAAGAACCCCATCGACAACATGCGTTTTTACTCAAAGAAGTACCCCACTGTGGCCTACAAGATCCTCCGGCACCAG GTGTCACAGTTTCTTCCAGAGAAGTTCACCGAGCAAATAATCCGAGTTTACTGCAGGAAGACGGATGAGAAAAGCATTGAGGTGGCCAAGAAGTACTTTGTTCAGTGGTGTATCGATAACGATTTTACAAAGCCCCAG gACGTTGACGTTATTGCCCCAGAACTTTGTGCAATGAAAGAAAGCTGGACGGAGAAGGATGGCGATGAGGAAGCTGAAGGGGGGTTTCGGCAGCACCAGGCAAGATGA